A stretch of Rhododendron vialii isolate Sample 1 chromosome 4a, ASM3025357v1 DNA encodes these proteins:
- the LOC131322060 gene encoding endo-1,3;1,4-beta-D-glucanase-like, whose amino-acid sequence MSGPQCCENPPALDSSFGGVGHEEEIGGLKCYVTGPPHSKLALLLLSDIFGYKAPKLRKLADKVSASGFYVVVPDFFYGDPYVPENADRPLENAEKPFPVWLNDHGPDKGFEDAKPVIQALKSKGITSIGAAGFCWGAKPVLELGKYAYIQAAVLLHPSFVSLEDVQPVKVPISILGAEIDRMSPPELLKKFEEALNAKPEVDSFVKIFPGVEHGWTVRYKDEDEVAVKCADEAHEDMLNWFVKYVQ is encoded by the exons ATGTCAGGTCCTCAGTGCTGCGAAAATCCACCAGCTCTTGACTCAAGCTTTGGCGGCGTAGGGCATGAGGAGGAAATTGGAGGCCTCAAGTGCTATGTTACTGGGCCCCCTCACTCCAAGCTTGCTTTGCTTCTGCTCTCCGACATTTTTG GATATAAAGCTCCGAAATTGAG GAAACTTGCTGACAAAGTTTCAGCTTCTGGTTTCTATGTGGTCGTTCCTGACTTCTTTTATGGAGATCCTTATGTGCCTGAAAATGCCGATAGGCCTTTGGAAAATGCCGAGAAGCCTTTTCCTGTTTGGTTAAACGATCACGGACCG GATAAAGGTTTTGAAGATGCAAAACCAGTAATTCAAGCTCTAAAAAGTAAAGGCATAACCAGCATCGGAGCTGCAGGCTTTTGCTGGGGAG CCAAGCCTGTTTTGGAACTAGGAAAGTATGCTTACATTCAAGCTGCAGTGCTATTACATCCATCATTTGTTTCTTTGGAGGATGTCCAGC CGGTTAAGGTTCCTATTTCAATACTGGGAGCAGAGATTGACAGAATGTCTCCACCGGAACTCTTGAAGAAGTTTGAGGAGGCCTTAAATGCCAAACCTGAG GTTGATAGCTTTGTGAAGATATTCCCGGGGGTCGAACACGGATGGACGGTGAGGTACAAGGATGAAGATGAAGTGGCTGTGAAGTGTGCAGATGAGGCACATGAGGATATGTTGAACTGGTTTGTGAAATATGTTCAGTAA